A region from the Lolium perenne isolate Kyuss_39 chromosome 4, Kyuss_2.0, whole genome shotgun sequence genome encodes:
- the LOC127295376 gene encoding uncharacterized protein, producing the protein MNRARSPEPLDFFIWTVEDVGLWLEKINLGGYRQAFEENGVNGEYLESLSTFTTEQILRFIRRCHMKWGDFITLCKELRRIKVACLKGEQEVRKPWWAPPCLSIVFVRVAKRNRQSRVVSLKLEP; encoded by the exons ATGAACCGGGCACGGTCGCCGGAGCCGCTGGATTTCTTTATCTGGACTGTGGAG GATGTGGGGTTGTGGTTAGAGAAGATAAACCTTGGTGGCTatcgccaagcatttgaagaaaaTGGTGTCAACGGAGAGTATCTGGAAAGCCTCTCCACATTTACTACAGAGCAGATTCTGCGATTTATCAGACGGTGTCACATGAAATGGGGAGATTTTATCACGCTTTGTAAAGAGTTGAGGCGCATTAAAG TTGCCTGCCTGAAAGGGGAGCAGGAAGTCCGCAAGCCATGGTGGGCGCCGCCATGCCTGTCGATTGTATTCGTGAGGGTGGCCAAGCGGAACCGGCAGTCCCGAGTCGTCTCCCTGAAGCTCGAACCTTAG
- the LOC127295375 gene encoding OBERON-like protein produces the protein MGTSSGANFHQQLPQGMPPPRHNGSAPSLQTSLSLASLEQVGSPDMQEPASNSDPGHDSATESASSRETWPVEPSKNSGAAAASAIRIVDTDKEAATKGVAEQQIIRRIPNTGRLTLREVARDRVDLIAEKMKVMPDELLDEIKSELRSILEGTGGPQHIEEFLYLQKVVQGRLDLTPTMLLMAHHVQLEILVSIKTGIQAFLHPSVNIPLSHLAEVFLYKRCRNIACQCALPAEECRCNICGNRNGFCNLCMCVICNKFDFEVNTCRWIGCDSCSHWTHTDCAILDGQIGTGQKIKNGTGHAEMLFRCQACQRTSELLGWVRDVFQQCAPGWDRDALLRELEYVRKIFRLSEDPKGRNLFRKCADLIERLRNPTAQSMSPRALLQALQELGMDFPKMSENEELGRLITPHEACNRIAEVVQEAVRKMETVAEEKMQMFKKARLAVESCDRELEEKAREARELKAERLQKQQQVEELESMIRLKSAEAEMFQLKANEARQEAEQLQSIALAKSEKAEQDYASMYLKRRLEEAEAEKQYIFEKIKLQDNQRPPAPPQASSSAATGAPAPGDPSQMMMLSKIQDLLKNVRSMPSGMSDGRQSK, from the exons ATGGGAACCTCATCGGGTGCAAATTTTCATCAACAGCTTCCACAGGGGATGCCGCCCCCACGGCACAACGGGAGTGCCCCAAGCCTGCAGACATCACTCTCTCTGGCCTCGCTGGAGCAAGTTGGTTCGCCAGACATGCAGGAGCCTGCGTCGAATTCTGACCCAGGGCATGACTCTGCCACTGAGAGTGCCAGTTCACGAGAGACCTGGCCCGTGGAGCCGAGCAAGAACAGTGGTGCTGCTGCTGCGTCAGCTATTAGAATAGTGGATACAGATAAGGAGGCAGCCACCAAAGGTGTCGCTGAGCAGCAGATCATCCGTAGGATCCCAAATACTGGTAGATTGACTCTCAGGGAGGTTGCTCGGGACAGGGTTGACCTGATTGCTGAGAAAATGAAGGTTATGCCAGATGAGCTGTTGGACGAAATCAAGAGTGAGCTTCGATCGATTCTTGAAGGAACTGGTGGTCCTCAACACATTGAGGAGTTCTTGTACCTGCAGAAGGTTGTCCAGGGTAGGCTGGATTTGACACCAACTATGCTTTTGATGGCACACCATGTACAACTGGAGATTCTTGTTTCCATCAAGACTGGAATCCAGGCATTTTTGCATCCAAGTGTTAACATACCCCTGAGCCATCTTGCTGAGGTTTTCTTGTACAAGAGGTGCCGGAACATTGCCTGTCAGTGTGCTCTCCCTGCCGAAGAGTGTAGGTGCAATATATGTGGCAACAGGAATGGCTTTTGCAACCTATGCATGTGTGTGATCTGCAATAAGTTTGATTTTGAAGTCAATACATGCCGCTGGATAGGGTGTGATTCCTGTTCTCACTGGACTCACACTGATTGTGCAATCCTTGATGGGCAGATTGGGACCGGTCAGAAAATAAAGAATGGAACTGGACATGCAGAGATGCTTTTTCGGTGCCAAGCCTGCCAGAGGACATCTGAGTTGTTGGGGTGGGTTAGGGATGTGTTCCAACAATGTGCTCCTGGCTGGGACAGAGATGCTTTGTTGCGAGAACTTGAGTATGTTCGTAAGATTTTCCGTTTAAGTGAGGACCCCAAAGGGAGGAACTTGTTCAGGAAATGTGCTGATCTGATTGAAAGACTAAGAAATCCTACAGCTCAATCCATGAGTCCCAGAGCACTGCTGCAAGCACTCCAAG AGCTTGGGATGGATTTCCCAAAGATGTCTGAAAATGAAGAACTGGGGCGACTGATCACTCCTCATGAGGCCTGCAATCGAATCGCCGAGGTTGTCCAAGAGGCTGTTAGAAAGATGGAGACTGTGGCTGAAGAGAAGATGCAGATGTTCAAGAAGGCCCGCCTCGCGGTGGAGTCCTGCGATCGCGAGCTGGAAGAGAAGGCGAGGGAGGCCCGGGAGCTCAAGGCGGAGCGGCTGCAGAAGcagcagcaggtggaggagctggaGAGCATGATCCGGCTGAAGAGCGCAGAGGCCGAGATGTTCCAGCTCAAGGCGAACGAGGCCcggcaggaggcggagcagctCCAGAGCATCGCGCTAGCCAAGTCGGAGAAGGCGGAGCAGGACTACGCGAGCATGTACCTCAAGCGCCGCCTGGAGGAGGCTGAGGCGGAGAAGCAGTATATCTTCGAGAAGATCAAGCTGCAGGATAACCAGAGGCCGCCGGCGCCTCCCCAGGCGAGCAGCAGTGCCGCCACGGGCGCCCCTGCCCCGGGCGACCCATCGCAGATGATGATGCTGTCCAAGATCCAGGACCTGCTGAAGAACGTCCGCAGCATGCCGTCTGGCATGTCGGACGGGCGGCAGTCCAAGTAG